In a genomic window of Callithrix jacchus isolate 240 chromosome 22, calJac240_pri, whole genome shotgun sequence:
- the BABAM1 gene encoding BRISC and BRCA1-A complex member 1 isoform X1, with product MFLKLPRGGFWLPLSVFHPATQEPWKWQSPVAPLKRRRKKKSTPQSLGPALAPIPKGLRTGQWRPRLVWAAAARVRVRLPVLMMGVPALQELGLSPGRCPHRPLRSRFGHQGSTVQRRCSKTNALNVSQKMIEMFVRTKHKIDKSHEFALVVVNDDTAWLSGLTSDPRELCSCLYDLETASCSTFTFSLASPSDLEGLFSLIQQKTEFPVTENVQTIPPPYVVRTILVYSRPPCQPQFSLTEPMKKMFQCPYFFFDLVYIHNGAEEKEEEMSWKDMFAFMGSLDTKGTSYKYEVALAGPALELHNCMAKLLAHPLQRPCQSHASYSLLEEEDEATEVEATV from the exons atgtttttaaaactcccAAGGGGAGGATTCTGGCTTCCCCTGTCCGTGTTCCATCCAGCCACACAGGAGCCATGGAAGTGGCAGAGCCCAGTAGCCCcactgaagaggaggaggaagaagaagagcaCTCCGCAGAGCCTCGGCCCCGCACTCGCTCCAATCCCGAAGGGGCTGAGGACCGGGCAGTGGCGGCCCAGGCTAGTGTGGGCAGCCGCAGcgagggtgagggtgaggctgCCAGTGCTGATGATGGgagtcccagcacttcaggagctGGGCCTAAGTCCTGGCAGGTGCCCCCACCGGCCCCTGAGGTCCAGATTCGGACACCAAGGGTCAACTGTCCAGAGAAGGTG ttccaAAACCAACGCCCTCAACGTCTCGCAGAAGATGATTGAGATGTTTGTGAGGACAAAACACAAGATTGACAAAAGCCACGAGTTTGCGCTGGTGGTGGTGAATGACGACACGGCCTGG CTGTCTGGCCTGACCTCCGACCCCCGAGAGCTCTGCAGCTGCCTCTATGATCTGGAGACGGCTTCCTGTTCCACCTTCA CCTTCTCCTTAGCGTCCCCATCAGATCTGGAAGGGCTTTTCAGCCTCAT cCAGCAGAAAACTGAGTTTCCGGTCACAGAGAACGTGCAGACGATTCCCCCGCCATACGTGGTCCGCACCATCCTTGTCTACAGCCGTCCACCCTGCCAGCCCCAGTTCTCCTTGACGGAGCCCATGAAG AAAATGTTCCAGTGCccatatttcttctttgaccttgTTTACATCCACAATGGTGccgaggagaaggaggaggagatgagCTGGAAG GACATGTTTGCCTTCATGGGCAGTCTGGATACCAAGGGGACCAGCTACAAGTATGAGGTGGCACTGGCTGGGCCTGCCCTGGAGTTGCACAACTGCATGGCGAAACTGTTGGCTCACCCCCTGCAGCGGCCCTGCCAGAGCCACGCTTCCTACAgcctcctggaggaggaggatgaggccACTGAGGTCGAGGCCACTGTCTGA
- the BABAM1 gene encoding BRISC and BRCA1-A complex member 1 isoform X5, which produces MFLKLPRGGFWLPLSVFHPATQEPWKWQSPVAPLKRRRKKKSTPQSLGPALAPIPKGLRTGQWRPRLVWAAAARVRVRLPVLMMGVPALQELGLSPGRCPHRPLRSRFGHQGSTVQRRCSKTNALNVSQKMIEMFVRTKHKIDKSHEFALVVVNDDTAWLSGLTSDPRELCSCLYDLETASCSTFTFSLASPSDLEGLFSLIQQKTEFPVTENVQTIPPPYVVRTILVYSRPPCQPQFSLTEPMKDMFAFMGSLDTKGTSYKYEVALAGPALELHNCMAKLLAHPLQRPCQSHASYSLLEEEDEATEVEATV; this is translated from the exons atgtttttaaaactcccAAGGGGAGGATTCTGGCTTCCCCTGTCCGTGTTCCATCCAGCCACACAGGAGCCATGGAAGTGGCAGAGCCCAGTAGCCCcactgaagaggaggaggaagaagaagagcaCTCCGCAGAGCCTCGGCCCCGCACTCGCTCCAATCCCGAAGGGGCTGAGGACCGGGCAGTGGCGGCCCAGGCTAGTGTGGGCAGCCGCAGcgagggtgagggtgaggctgCCAGTGCTGATGATGGgagtcccagcacttcaggagctGGGCCTAAGTCCTGGCAGGTGCCCCCACCGGCCCCTGAGGTCCAGATTCGGACACCAAGGGTCAACTGTCCAGAGAAGGTG ttccaAAACCAACGCCCTCAACGTCTCGCAGAAGATGATTGAGATGTTTGTGAGGACAAAACACAAGATTGACAAAAGCCACGAGTTTGCGCTGGTGGTGGTGAATGACGACACGGCCTGG CTGTCTGGCCTGACCTCCGACCCCCGAGAGCTCTGCAGCTGCCTCTATGATCTGGAGACGGCTTCCTGTTCCACCTTCA CCTTCTCCTTAGCGTCCCCATCAGATCTGGAAGGGCTTTTCAGCCTCAT cCAGCAGAAAACTGAGTTTCCGGTCACAGAGAACGTGCAGACGATTCCCCCGCCATACGTGGTCCGCACCATCCTTGTCTACAGCCGTCCACCCTGCCAGCCCCAGTTCTCCTTGACGGAGCCCATGAAG GACATGTTTGCCTTCATGGGCAGTCTGGATACCAAGGGGACCAGCTACAAGTATGAGGTGGCACTGGCTGGGCCTGCCCTGGAGTTGCACAACTGCATGGCGAAACTGTTGGCTCACCCCCTGCAGCGGCCCTGCCAGAGCCACGCTTCCTACAgcctcctggaggaggaggatgaggccACTGAGGTCGAGGCCACTGTCTGA
- the BABAM1 gene encoding BRISC and BRCA1-A complex member 1 isoform X3, whose protein sequence is MFLKLPRGGFWLPLSVFHPATQEPWKWQSPVAPLKRRRKKKSTPQSLGPALAPIPKGLRTGQWRPRLVWAAAARVRVRLPVLMMGVPALQELGLSPGRCPHRPLRSRFGHQGSTVQRRCSKTNALNVSQKMIEMFVRTKHKIDKSHEFALVVVNDDTAWLSGLTSDPRELCSCLYDLETASCSTFNLEGLFSLIQQKTEFPVTENVQTIPPPYVVRTILVYSRPPCQPQFSLTEPMKKMFQCPYFFFDLVYIHNGAEEKEEEMSWKDMFAFMGSLDTKGTSYKYEVALAGPALELHNCMAKLLAHPLQRPCQSHASYSLLEEEDEATEVEATV, encoded by the exons atgtttttaaaactcccAAGGGGAGGATTCTGGCTTCCCCTGTCCGTGTTCCATCCAGCCACACAGGAGCCATGGAAGTGGCAGAGCCCAGTAGCCCcactgaagaggaggaggaagaagaagagcaCTCCGCAGAGCCTCGGCCCCGCACTCGCTCCAATCCCGAAGGGGCTGAGGACCGGGCAGTGGCGGCCCAGGCTAGTGTGGGCAGCCGCAGcgagggtgagggtgaggctgCCAGTGCTGATGATGGgagtcccagcacttcaggagctGGGCCTAAGTCCTGGCAGGTGCCCCCACCGGCCCCTGAGGTCCAGATTCGGACACCAAGGGTCAACTGTCCAGAGAAGGTG ttccaAAACCAACGCCCTCAACGTCTCGCAGAAGATGATTGAGATGTTTGTGAGGACAAAACACAAGATTGACAAAAGCCACGAGTTTGCGCTGGTGGTGGTGAATGACGACACGGCCTGG CTGTCTGGCCTGACCTCCGACCCCCGAGAGCTCTGCAGCTGCCTCTATGATCTGGAGACGGCTTCCTGTTCCACCTTCA ATCTGGAAGGGCTTTTCAGCCTCAT cCAGCAGAAAACTGAGTTTCCGGTCACAGAGAACGTGCAGACGATTCCCCCGCCATACGTGGTCCGCACCATCCTTGTCTACAGCCGTCCACCCTGCCAGCCCCAGTTCTCCTTGACGGAGCCCATGAAG AAAATGTTCCAGTGCccatatttcttctttgaccttgTTTACATCCACAATGGTGccgaggagaaggaggaggagatgagCTGGAAG GACATGTTTGCCTTCATGGGCAGTCTGGATACCAAGGGGACCAGCTACAAGTATGAGGTGGCACTGGCTGGGCCTGCCCTGGAGTTGCACAACTGCATGGCGAAACTGTTGGCTCACCCCCTGCAGCGGCCCTGCCAGAGCCACGCTTCCTACAgcctcctggaggaggaggatgaggccACTGAGGTCGAGGCCACTGTCTGA
- the BABAM1 gene encoding BRISC and BRCA1-A complex member 1 isoform X4, protein MEVAEPSSPTEEEEEEEEHSAEPRPRTRSNPEGAEDRAVAAQASVGSRSEGEGEAASADDGSPSTSGAGPKSWQVPPPAPEVQIRTPRVNCPEKVIICLDLSEEMSLPKLESFNGSKTNALNVSQKMIEMFVRTKHKIDKSHEFALVVVNDDTAWLSGLTSDPRELCSCLYDLETASCSTFNLEGLFSLIQQKTEFPVTENVQTIPPPYVVRTILVYSRPPCQPQFSLTEPMKKMFQCPYFFFDLVYIHNGAEEKEEEMSWKDMFAFMGSLDTKGTSYKYEVALAGPALELHNCMAKLLAHPLQRPCQSHASYSLLEEEDEATEVEATV, encoded by the exons ATGGAAGTGGCAGAGCCCAGTAGCCCcactgaagaggaggaggaagaagaagagcaCTCCGCAGAGCCTCGGCCCCGCACTCGCTCCAATCCCGAAGGGGCTGAGGACCGGGCAGTGGCGGCCCAGGCTAGTGTGGGCAGCCGCAGcgagggtgagggtgaggctgCCAGTGCTGATGATGGgagtcccagcacttcaggagctGGGCCTAAGTCCTGGCAGGTGCCCCCACCGGCCCCTGAGGTCCAGATTCGGACACCAAGGGTCAACTGTCCAGAGAAGGTG ATTATCTGCCTGGACCTGTCAGAGGAAATGTCACTGCCAAAGCTGGAATCGTTCAACGG ttccaAAACCAACGCCCTCAACGTCTCGCAGAAGATGATTGAGATGTTTGTGAGGACAAAACACAAGATTGACAAAAGCCACGAGTTTGCGCTGGTGGTGGTGAATGACGACACGGCCTGG CTGTCTGGCCTGACCTCCGACCCCCGAGAGCTCTGCAGCTGCCTCTATGATCTGGAGACGGCTTCCTGTTCCACCTTCA ATCTGGAAGGGCTTTTCAGCCTCAT cCAGCAGAAAACTGAGTTTCCGGTCACAGAGAACGTGCAGACGATTCCCCCGCCATACGTGGTCCGCACCATCCTTGTCTACAGCCGTCCACCCTGCCAGCCCCAGTTCTCCTTGACGGAGCCCATGAAG AAAATGTTCCAGTGCccatatttcttctttgaccttgTTTACATCCACAATGGTGccgaggagaaggaggaggagatgagCTGGAAG GACATGTTTGCCTTCATGGGCAGTCTGGATACCAAGGGGACCAGCTACAAGTATGAGGTGGCACTGGCTGGGCCTGCCCTGGAGTTGCACAACTGCATGGCGAAACTGTTGGCTCACCCCCTGCAGCGGCCCTGCCAGAGCCACGCTTCCTACAgcctcctggaggaggaggatgaggccACTGAGGTCGAGGCCACTGTCTGA
- the BABAM1 gene encoding BRISC and BRCA1-A complex member 1 isoform X2, with translation MEVAEPSSPTEEEEEEEEHSAEPRPRTRSNPEGAEDRAVAAQASVGSRSEGEGEAASADDGSPSTSGAGPKSWQVPPPAPEVQIRTPRVNCPEKVIICLDLSEEMSLPKLESFNGSKTNALNVSQKMIEMFVRTKHKIDKSHEFALVVVNDDTAWLSGLTSDPRELCSCLYDLETASCSTFTFSLASPSDLEGLFSLIQQKTEFPVTENVQTIPPPYVVRTILVYSRPPCQPQFSLTEPMKKMFQCPYFFFDLVYIHNGAEEKEEEMSWKDMFAFMGSLDTKGTSYKYEVALAGPALELHNCMAKLLAHPLQRPCQSHASYSLLEEEDEATEVEATV, from the exons ATGGAAGTGGCAGAGCCCAGTAGCCCcactgaagaggaggaggaagaagaagagcaCTCCGCAGAGCCTCGGCCCCGCACTCGCTCCAATCCCGAAGGGGCTGAGGACCGGGCAGTGGCGGCCCAGGCTAGTGTGGGCAGCCGCAGcgagggtgagggtgaggctgCCAGTGCTGATGATGGgagtcccagcacttcaggagctGGGCCTAAGTCCTGGCAGGTGCCCCCACCGGCCCCTGAGGTCCAGATTCGGACACCAAGGGTCAACTGTCCAGAGAAGGTG ATTATCTGCCTGGACCTGTCAGAGGAAATGTCACTGCCAAAGCTGGAATCGTTCAACGG ttccaAAACCAACGCCCTCAACGTCTCGCAGAAGATGATTGAGATGTTTGTGAGGACAAAACACAAGATTGACAAAAGCCACGAGTTTGCGCTGGTGGTGGTGAATGACGACACGGCCTGG CTGTCTGGCCTGACCTCCGACCCCCGAGAGCTCTGCAGCTGCCTCTATGATCTGGAGACGGCTTCCTGTTCCACCTTCA CCTTCTCCTTAGCGTCCCCATCAGATCTGGAAGGGCTTTTCAGCCTCAT cCAGCAGAAAACTGAGTTTCCGGTCACAGAGAACGTGCAGACGATTCCCCCGCCATACGTGGTCCGCACCATCCTTGTCTACAGCCGTCCACCCTGCCAGCCCCAGTTCTCCTTGACGGAGCCCATGAAG AAAATGTTCCAGTGCccatatttcttctttgaccttgTTTACATCCACAATGGTGccgaggagaaggaggaggagatgagCTGGAAG GACATGTTTGCCTTCATGGGCAGTCTGGATACCAAGGGGACCAGCTACAAGTATGAGGTGGCACTGGCTGGGCCTGCCCTGGAGTTGCACAACTGCATGGCGAAACTGTTGGCTCACCCCCTGCAGCGGCCCTGCCAGAGCCACGCTTCCTACAgcctcctggaggaggaggatgaggccACTGAGGTCGAGGCCACTGTCTGA
- the BABAM1 gene encoding BRISC and BRCA1-A complex member 1 isoform X7, whose product MEVAEPSSPTEEEEEEEEHSAEPRPRTRSNPEGAEDRAVAAQASVGSRSEGEGEAASADDGSPSTSGAGPKSWQVPPPAPEVQIRTPRVNCPEKVIICLDLSEEMSLPKLESFNGQQKTEFPVTENVQTIPPPYVVRTILVYSRPPCQPQFSLTEPMKKMFQCPYFFFDLVYIHNGAEEKEEEMSWKDMFAFMGSLDTKGTSYKYEVALAGPALELHNCMAKLLAHPLQRPCQSHASYSLLEEEDEATEVEATV is encoded by the exons ATGGAAGTGGCAGAGCCCAGTAGCCCcactgaagaggaggaggaagaagaagagcaCTCCGCAGAGCCTCGGCCCCGCACTCGCTCCAATCCCGAAGGGGCTGAGGACCGGGCAGTGGCGGCCCAGGCTAGTGTGGGCAGCCGCAGcgagggtgagggtgaggctgCCAGTGCTGATGATGGgagtcccagcacttcaggagctGGGCCTAAGTCCTGGCAGGTGCCCCCACCGGCCCCTGAGGTCCAGATTCGGACACCAAGGGTCAACTGTCCAGAGAAGGTG ATTATCTGCCTGGACCTGTCAGAGGAAATGTCACTGCCAAAGCTGGAATCGTTCAACGG cCAGCAGAAAACTGAGTTTCCGGTCACAGAGAACGTGCAGACGATTCCCCCGCCATACGTGGTCCGCACCATCCTTGTCTACAGCCGTCCACCCTGCCAGCCCCAGTTCTCCTTGACGGAGCCCATGAAG AAAATGTTCCAGTGCccatatttcttctttgaccttgTTTACATCCACAATGGTGccgaggagaaggaggaggagatgagCTGGAAG GACATGTTTGCCTTCATGGGCAGTCTGGATACCAAGGGGACCAGCTACAAGTATGAGGTGGCACTGGCTGGGCCTGCCCTGGAGTTGCACAACTGCATGGCGAAACTGTTGGCTCACCCCCTGCAGCGGCCCTGCCAGAGCCACGCTTCCTACAgcctcctggaggaggaggatgaggccACTGAGGTCGAGGCCACTGTCTGA
- the BABAM1 gene encoding BRISC and BRCA1-A complex member 1 isoform X6, which translates to MEVAEPSSPTEEEEEEEEHSAEPRPRTRSNPEGAEDRAVAAQASVGSRSEGEGEAASADDGSPSTSGAGPKSWQVPPPAPEVQIRTPRVNCPEKVIICLDLSEEMSLPKLESFNGSKTNALNVSQKMIEMFVRTKHKIDKSHEFALVVVNDDTAWLSGLTSDPRELCSCLYDLETASCSTFNLEGLFSLIQQKTEFPVTENVQTIPPPYVVRTILVYSRPPCQPQFSLTEPMKDMFAFMGSLDTKGTSYKYEVALAGPALELHNCMAKLLAHPLQRPCQSHASYSLLEEEDEATEVEATV; encoded by the exons ATGGAAGTGGCAGAGCCCAGTAGCCCcactgaagaggaggaggaagaagaagagcaCTCCGCAGAGCCTCGGCCCCGCACTCGCTCCAATCCCGAAGGGGCTGAGGACCGGGCAGTGGCGGCCCAGGCTAGTGTGGGCAGCCGCAGcgagggtgagggtgaggctgCCAGTGCTGATGATGGgagtcccagcacttcaggagctGGGCCTAAGTCCTGGCAGGTGCCCCCACCGGCCCCTGAGGTCCAGATTCGGACACCAAGGGTCAACTGTCCAGAGAAGGTG ATTATCTGCCTGGACCTGTCAGAGGAAATGTCACTGCCAAAGCTGGAATCGTTCAACGG ttccaAAACCAACGCCCTCAACGTCTCGCAGAAGATGATTGAGATGTTTGTGAGGACAAAACACAAGATTGACAAAAGCCACGAGTTTGCGCTGGTGGTGGTGAATGACGACACGGCCTGG CTGTCTGGCCTGACCTCCGACCCCCGAGAGCTCTGCAGCTGCCTCTATGATCTGGAGACGGCTTCCTGTTCCACCTTCA ATCTGGAAGGGCTTTTCAGCCTCAT cCAGCAGAAAACTGAGTTTCCGGTCACAGAGAACGTGCAGACGATTCCCCCGCCATACGTGGTCCGCACCATCCTTGTCTACAGCCGTCCACCCTGCCAGCCCCAGTTCTCCTTGACGGAGCCCATGAAG GACATGTTTGCCTTCATGGGCAGTCTGGATACCAAGGGGACCAGCTACAAGTATGAGGTGGCACTGGCTGGGCCTGCCCTGGAGTTGCACAACTGCATGGCGAAACTGTTGGCTCACCCCCTGCAGCGGCCCTGCCAGAGCCACGCTTCCTACAgcctcctggaggaggaggatgaggccACTGAGGTCGAGGCCACTGTCTGA
- the BABAM1 gene encoding BRISC and BRCA1-A complex member 1 isoform X8 produces the protein MMGVPALQELGLSPGRCPHRPLRSRFGHQGSTVQRRCSKTNALNVSQKMIEMFVRTKHKIDKSHEFALVVVNDDTAWLSGLTSDPRELCSCLYDLETASCSTFNLEGLFSLIQQKTEFPVTENVQTIPPPYVVRTILVYSRPPCQPQFSLTEPMKKMFQCPYFFFDLVYIHNGAEEKEEEMSWKDMFAFMGSLDTKGTSYKYEVALAGPALELHNCMAKLLAHPLQRPCQSHASYSLLEEEDEATEVEATV, from the exons ATGATGGgagtcccagcacttcaggagctGGGCCTAAGTCCTGGCAGGTGCCCCCACCGGCCCCTGAGGTCCAGATTCGGACACCAAGGGTCAACTGTCCAGAGAAGGTG ttccaAAACCAACGCCCTCAACGTCTCGCAGAAGATGATTGAGATGTTTGTGAGGACAAAACACAAGATTGACAAAAGCCACGAGTTTGCGCTGGTGGTGGTGAATGACGACACGGCCTGG CTGTCTGGCCTGACCTCCGACCCCCGAGAGCTCTGCAGCTGCCTCTATGATCTGGAGACGGCTTCCTGTTCCACCTTCA ATCTGGAAGGGCTTTTCAGCCTCAT cCAGCAGAAAACTGAGTTTCCGGTCACAGAGAACGTGCAGACGATTCCCCCGCCATACGTGGTCCGCACCATCCTTGTCTACAGCCGTCCACCCTGCCAGCCCCAGTTCTCCTTGACGGAGCCCATGAAG AAAATGTTCCAGTGCccatatttcttctttgaccttgTTTACATCCACAATGGTGccgaggagaaggaggaggagatgagCTGGAAG GACATGTTTGCCTTCATGGGCAGTCTGGATACCAAGGGGACCAGCTACAAGTATGAGGTGGCACTGGCTGGGCCTGCCCTGGAGTTGCACAACTGCATGGCGAAACTGTTGGCTCACCCCCTGCAGCGGCCCTGCCAGAGCCACGCTTCCTACAgcctcctggaggaggaggatgaggccACTGAGGTCGAGGCCACTGTCTGA